One genomic segment of Catalinimonas alkaloidigena includes these proteins:
- a CDS encoding IS110 family transposase — protein MVIATNEFKLFSCPRKFACYAGVVPFEHSSGISIRGGTRVSHIANKRVKKLLHMAALAVISKQGELATYYHRKVEEGKNKMSVINAVRNKLILRVFACVRENRKYEKNYMPALD, from the coding sequence ATGGTCATTGCCACTAATGAGTTCAAGCTCTTCAGTTGTCCGAGAAAGTTTGCTTGTTATGCTGGGGTAGTTCCGTTTGAACATAGCTCTGGAATAAGCATCCGAGGGGGAACAAGAGTAAGCCATATTGCTAATAAGCGAGTGAAAAAGCTGCTACATATGGCCGCATTAGCGGTAATATCGAAACAGGGTGAGTTAGCAACTTACTACCACCGAAAAGTAGAGGAAGGAAAAAACAAAATGTCCGTTATCAATGCTGTTCGCAATAAGCTTATCCTTCGGGTTTTTGCTTGTGTGAGAGAAAATAGAAAATATGAAAAAAACTATATGCCTGCCCTTGATTAA
- a CDS encoding IS1 family transposase, with amino-acid sequence MKTDGKQNYYCKHGCRKQFQSDYQYRGAEPWIKPLVKRALVCNVGVRDCAHIFGISKEYVLDSIGRLSCQQGEWQPPSAYYLSVQLDEFWTFIGEKGRKKWLIYAYSLDKREIIAHEWGGRDAQTGKHLLHKLKKLSVGTYYTDDWPSFAKVLPSERHVVGKENTTISMV; translated from the coding sequence ATCAAGACTGACGGAAAACAGAATTACTACTGCAAGCATGGATGTAGGAAGCAGTTCCAATCAGATTATCAGTATAGGGGTGCAGAACCCTGGATAAAACCGCTGGTAAAGCGTGCCTTGGTCTGCAATGTCGGTGTACGAGACTGTGCTCACATATTTGGGATATCAAAGGAGTATGTATTGGACAGCATCGGGCGGTTGTCTTGCCAACAAGGAGAATGGCAACCTCCCTCGGCCTATTATCTGAGTGTGCAGTTGGATGAATTCTGGACATTTATAGGTGAAAAAGGGAGGAAGAAATGGCTCATATACGCATATAGCCTCGATAAAAGGGAAATCATTGCCCATGAATGGGGAGGCCGCGACGCACAGACCGGCAAGCATTTACTGCACAAGCTCAAAAAGCTCTCGGTGGGTACCTACTACACGGATGATTGGCCGAGCTTCGCTAAGGTGCTCCCAAGTGAAAGGCATGTGGTAGGAAAGGAAAACACCACGATTTCTATGGTTTAA
- a CDS encoding RNA polymerase sigma factor: MNYNLSGLFDENPLSTDKRLWEEFRLGDRASYQKLYSLYLTDLYNYGYKIIPNRAVVTDQIQDLFIDLWKYKEGLSEVKSIKSYLYRSLRNRIIKEVSQNKYIFSDMEATYANSQVVLPFENKIIESQTQSETIKKLDKAFIALSKRQREVINLLFYEKLSYEEVADIMSINLRSVYTLAWKALSVLRKELTCLIFAVFVYLLFNEY; the protein is encoded by the coding sequence ATGAATTATAATTTATCGGGTCTATTTGATGAAAATCCCTTGAGCACTGATAAGAGACTGTGGGAAGAATTCAGGCTAGGAGACAGGGCTTCTTATCAAAAGCTGTATAGTCTATACCTGACTGACTTATATAATTATGGCTATAAGATAATTCCGAACCGAGCTGTCGTCACTGACCAGATTCAGGATCTGTTTATTGATCTGTGGAAGTATAAGGAAGGGCTGTCTGAAGTCAAAAGCATCAAAAGTTATTTGTACCGCTCTTTAAGAAACAGGATCATCAAAGAGGTAAGTCAGAATAAATACATTTTCAGTGATATGGAGGCCACTTATGCGAATTCTCAGGTAGTTTTGCCATTTGAGAACAAGATCATAGAAAGTCAGACGCAATCAGAAACCATCAAAAAGCTGGATAAGGCCTTTATTGCATTATCTAAACGCCAGCGTGAAGTGATCAACTTACTTTTTTATGAAAAACTTTCTTACGAGGAGGTAGCGGATATTATGAGCATTAACCTGCGCTCTGTATACACCCTGGCCTGGAAAGCATTGTCCGTATTACGTAAAGAATTGACCTGCCTGATCTTCGCTGTATTCGTATACCTCCTTTTCAACGAATACTAA
- a CDS encoding FecR family protein: MDYQNYSVEDFVLDEKFRKWVLNPDKELNDFWIEWLDLYPYKAADVKQAIVLLRQISVRYDGLSEQQRSSMSFAIEEGIDAWEKSKMQESPERIKTVPLNAYAVTHQKLRASKVNKKWSGTWVLKIAASIVFIFGMFYGFYHNTQEAAQVSEIEYTEVVKENPYGQKLTVFLADGSKVILNAGSKISFTEPFHPDHRTVNLVGEAFFEVAQDSLRPFQVESAELTTIAIGTSFNIAAYPNDSFIEVSLSSGKVKVNYHERIGSDTAGVYFLLPGEQLGYNKRKQLLTKRTFDMDKVLAWKEGVIYLENEDQATVVKTLERWYGTQIKVEGQSASEWSVTAKFDNQSLKSVLTSLSYTMGFEFEIKENHVLIKYPTNT, encoded by the coding sequence ATGGATTATCAAAATTACAGTGTTGAGGATTTTGTTCTGGATGAAAAGTTCAGGAAATGGGTATTGAACCCGGACAAAGAACTCAATGATTTTTGGATTGAATGGCTGGATTTGTACCCTTACAAGGCGGCCGATGTAAAACAGGCTATTGTACTACTTCGGCAAATATCAGTACGTTATGATGGCCTCAGTGAACAGCAGCGCTCTTCTATGAGTTTTGCTATTGAAGAGGGGATAGATGCATGGGAAAAAAGCAAAATGCAGGAATCTCCTGAGCGGATCAAAACGGTTCCACTCAATGCATATGCAGTTACACATCAAAAATTAAGAGCATCAAAAGTAAACAAAAAGTGGTCAGGAACTTGGGTCCTTAAGATAGCGGCTTCCATAGTATTTATATTCGGAATGTTTTATGGATTTTACCATAACACCCAAGAGGCAGCGCAAGTATCGGAAATAGAATATACTGAAGTAGTTAAAGAAAACCCTTATGGACAAAAGCTTACAGTATTTTTAGCCGATGGTTCAAAAGTGATACTGAATGCTGGCAGTAAGATCAGTTTTACTGAACCCTTCCATCCTGATCACAGAACAGTAAACTTAGTAGGAGAAGCTTTTTTTGAAGTTGCCCAGGACAGTTTAAGGCCTTTTCAGGTAGAAAGTGCGGAGCTCACTACAATAGCCATAGGCACTAGCTTTAATATAGCTGCTTATCCGAATGACAGCTTTATAGAGGTATCACTTAGCAGTGGAAAAGTAAAAGTGAACTACCATGAGCGCATAGGAAGTGATACCGCAGGAGTATACTTTTTGCTCCCCGGAGAACAGCTCGGGTACAATAAAAGAAAGCAGCTTTTAACCAAAAGAACTTTTGATATGGATAAGGTGCTGGCCTGGAAAGAAGGGGTTATTTATCTGGAAAATGAAGATCAGGCTACGGTAGTCAAAACCCTGGAGCGATGGTACGGAACCCAAATAAAGGTAGAGGGGCAGAGTGCTTCTGAATGGAGTGTGACGGCCAAATTTGATAATCAATCGCTCAAAAGTGTGCTCACCTCCTTGAGTTATACCATGGGATTTGAATTTGAAATCAAAGAAAATCATGTACTAATCAAATATCCTACAAATACCTAA
- a CDS encoding SusC/RagA family TonB-linked outer membrane protein, with amino-acid sequence MKTIFTRVLVYSFYGIFIQIVLCNLLLATPPGVAQEVSTKEILLNLRLENADLLTVFKKIEEQTDFNFVYNSKDIDQQTILNQNYRKTSLYDILIDISKHAKLGFKRVNTNINVKKLPSGQFASVTEETATITVSGTITSKTDGEVLPGVNIIEKNSSNGTVTDIDGNYSISVDENAILIFSSIGFLTQEIEVNGRTTINASLSEDVQSLEEIVVVGYGVQERSDLTGAVSSVKAEDVKSLPVRSVSEALQGRAAGVQVTRNDGSPGGDSNIVIRGAGSIGGMPPLYIVDGVRMGTGNNFNMQDVESIEILKDASAAAIYGAQAAGGVVLVTTKRGAGKGKVNVDFNSYYGIREPRNLYDLLNTSDYITAKEAFGVNTNGWDDPSQLPNTDWVDELYTNGIEQSYSLSLSGSTEKTNYYLSANYQREDGTKIDNWFERYGIRSNTDYSINNRLKVGETLYAWKTATNPVQTATFPFRSAPVVAVHDETNPYGGWAKTGSFFTGPNLVGNEYIHHRKNETYALEGNIYLDWEVIDGLNFRSTFGASIYASRNYHFREAHDFGVIVNPIAFLQRDESIQKNFTGNYVLTYDKSIGLHQFKVMAGYESYQQDLSSLSGQAQGFQIITYNLGLSTDPSSNRTSGGEYPQTRLLSQFGRLNYSYDDKYLFTANIRRDGSDRFGPTNKWGVFPSFSVGWKLTEEAFLSNVTFLSNLKLRASYGILGSTSSIPQFTYQASYGGSGGTNIHGLPDGSRVKGYALTAQLANEDIKWEEVQQTDIGVDIGLFGDRLNITADWYSRQTQDMIYQVPVPLSSGFAGSSVYTNIGQMSNKGVEFAVDFRGRRGDFTYRIGANAAFNENLVKTLDGTNNNPINDGAAGDYLESTVARTEAGQPLSQYYGYIVDGIFQTDAEVTELNQQAREAGGSSSEYYQNQATGAGDLRFRDINGDGHITIEDKTFIGNPWPKMTYGINLNLGWKGFDLTALFQGVQGGDTYNGNKYYTQYFVGDYNTTADIFNTSFFNGGGLTGSPRVGFTDDSGNYVRDPNANYTRISSYYVEDGSYLKLRNLQIGYTFPNALTSRIGISNLRLYLQGQNLLTLTSYSGLDPEVLGRNGTTGRGIDTIYSYPRTRLFSVGIDLSF; translated from the coding sequence ATGAAAACGATCTTTACCAGGGTACTTGTGTACTCATTCTATGGTATATTCATACAAATTGTACTGTGCAATTTGCTATTGGCGACCCCTCCGGGAGTTGCGCAAGAAGTAAGCACTAAAGAGATTCTTCTTAATCTCAGGCTGGAAAATGCTGATTTACTTACTGTATTCAAAAAAATAGAAGAGCAGACAGATTTCAATTTTGTTTACAATAGTAAGGACATTGACCAACAAACGATATTGAATCAGAATTATCGAAAAACTTCGCTCTACGATATTCTGATTGATATTTCCAAGCATGCTAAACTTGGTTTCAAGCGCGTCAATACCAATATAAATGTAAAAAAATTACCGTCCGGCCAGTTTGCTTCTGTTACAGAAGAAACGGCTACCATTACGGTATCAGGCACCATTACTTCAAAAACAGATGGAGAGGTATTGCCGGGTGTCAATATTATTGAAAAAAACTCTTCTAACGGTACTGTCACTGATATAGACGGTAACTATAGCATTAGCGTAGATGAAAACGCGATACTGATATTTTCGTCTATTGGTTTCCTTACCCAGGAAATAGAAGTAAACGGACGCACTACCATCAATGCTTCTTTGTCTGAAGATGTACAAAGCCTGGAAGAAATCGTAGTGGTTGGGTATGGCGTACAGGAACGTTCTGACCTGACCGGAGCAGTATCATCAGTGAAAGCTGAGGACGTGAAAAGTTTACCAGTCAGAAGTGTTTCTGAAGCCCTGCAGGGACGTGCTGCCGGTGTGCAGGTGACCCGTAATGATGGCTCACCGGGAGGAGACTCTAATATTGTAATCAGAGGAGCTGGTTCAATTGGTGGGATGCCTCCATTGTATATCGTGGATGGCGTGCGGATGGGCACAGGCAATAACTTTAACATGCAGGATGTAGAGTCTATAGAGATTTTGAAAGATGCCAGTGCGGCCGCCATTTATGGAGCGCAGGCCGCAGGAGGGGTAGTCCTGGTCACCACCAAAAGGGGCGCAGGGAAAGGAAAAGTAAATGTGGATTTTAACTCTTACTATGGTATTCGTGAACCGAGAAATTTGTACGATTTATTAAATACGTCTGACTATATTACTGCCAAAGAAGCTTTTGGTGTAAACACTAACGGATGGGATGATCCTAGCCAATTGCCCAATACTGACTGGGTAGATGAATTGTATACCAATGGTATAGAGCAAAGCTATTCACTCTCTCTTTCTGGTTCTACCGAAAAGACCAACTACTACCTGTCCGCCAATTATCAGCGGGAAGATGGCACCAAGATTGATAACTGGTTTGAGCGGTACGGCATCAGGTCCAACACAGATTACAGTATCAACAATCGCTTAAAAGTAGGAGAAACCCTCTACGCCTGGAAAACCGCTACTAACCCGGTACAGACCGCTACCTTTCCGTTCCGTTCGGCACCGGTAGTGGCTGTACATGATGAAACTAATCCATACGGAGGCTGGGCTAAAACAGGTTCGTTTTTTACCGGGCCAAATCTGGTAGGTAATGAGTATATCCACCATCGCAAGAACGAAACCTACGCCCTGGAAGGCAATATTTATTTGGATTGGGAGGTTATAGATGGCCTTAACTTCCGCTCTACCTTTGGTGCTTCTATTTATGCTTCTCGCAATTATCATTTTAGGGAAGCTCATGATTTTGGTGTGATTGTAAATCCCATCGCTTTCCTACAGCGGGATGAAAGCATACAGAAAAATTTTACCGGCAACTATGTGCTGACCTATGACAAAAGCATTGGCCTGCATCAGTTCAAAGTTATGGCAGGTTATGAGTCTTACCAGCAAGACCTGAGCAGTCTTAGTGGTCAGGCCCAGGGATTTCAGATAATTACCTATAACCTGGGCCTCAGTACGGATCCTAGCTCCAACAGAACCAGTGGGGGTGAATATCCACAAACACGCCTGCTCTCCCAGTTTGGCAGGTTAAATTACAGCTATGACGATAAGTATCTGTTTACCGCCAATATACGCAGAGATGGATCAGATCGTTTTGGCCCTACCAATAAATGGGGAGTATTCCCCTCCTTTTCAGTAGGATGGAAACTGACAGAAGAAGCTTTTCTCAGCAATGTTACTTTCCTGTCTAACCTGAAGCTGAGGGCTAGTTATGGAATACTGGGTAGCACAAGCAGTATCCCTCAGTTTACCTATCAGGCATCATACGGTGGTTCCGGTGGTACCAATATACATGGTTTACCGGATGGCAGCAGGGTCAAAGGTTATGCCCTAACCGCGCAACTGGCCAATGAGGATATCAAATGGGAAGAGGTACAACAGACAGATATAGGAGTAGATATTGGCCTGTTTGGAGATCGCCTGAATATTACCGCCGACTGGTACAGCAGGCAAACACAGGACATGATTTATCAGGTACCGGTACCATTAAGCTCTGGCTTTGCGGGTTCCAGTGTATATACCAACATCGGGCAGATGAGTAATAAGGGGGTTGAATTTGCCGTAGATTTTAGAGGAAGAAGAGGCGATTTTACCTACCGTATCGGGGCCAATGCCGCCTTTAACGAAAACCTGGTCAAAACGCTGGATGGCACTAATAATAATCCTATCAATGATGGCGCGGCTGGCGACTATCTGGAAAGCACTGTAGCCCGTACTGAAGCAGGACAGCCTTTAAGCCAGTATTATGGGTATATTGTGGATGGTATATTTCAGACAGATGCCGAAGTAACTGAGCTTAACCAACAGGCCCGGGAAGCCGGAGGATCTTCCTCAGAGTACTATCAGAACCAGGCCACTGGTGCCGGTGACCTCAGGTTCAGAGATATCAATGGTGACGGTCATATTACCATTGAGGATAAAACTTTTATAGGTAATCCATGGCCCAAAATGACGTATGGTATTAATCTAAATCTTGGCTGGAAAGGTTTTGACCTGACGGCTCTTTTTCAGGGGGTGCAGGGGGGGGATACTTATAATGGTAACAAATACTATACGCAGTATTTTGTAGGAGATTACAATACTACAGCGGATATATTCAATACTTCCTTTTTTAATGGAGGAGGCTTAACCGGTTCTCCACGGGTTGGCTTTACAGATGACTCAGGCAACTATGTACGGGACCCTAACGCCAACTACACCAGAATCTCCAGTTATTATGTGGAAGATGGATCTTATTTGAAGCTCCGTAATCTTCAGATTGGTTATACCTTTCCCAATGCCCTGACCAGCCGTATTGGCATCTCCAACCTCAGGCTTTATCTGCAAGGACAGAATCTACTGACGCTAACCTCATATTCAGGATTAGATCCGGAAGTGTTAGGGCGTAATGGTACCACCGGAAGAGGAATTGATACTATCTA